TGTAGTGTCTCCACTATAAATATTATCAGCTGAACCAAAACTACCTTTAGAAGTATCTAAAGCATTTATTGCAACTGTTAATCTAGAAATTAAATCTTTATAAACAGTAAGACCATCATCATATTTTGGTAATAAATTGTCTATATCTAAAGATTCTGTATAAGGTACATCTCCAAAAGTTTCTACTAAAACACTATATGTATAAACTTTTAGTATTTCAATAACTTGTAACTTATTTGCTGTTAATTCAGCATCTGATGGTAAAGAGTAAGTAGTTGCAGAAATAACTTTTCCTGCTTCATCTAAATCTTTTAAAACATCTTTGTAAAGAACACTCCAATGTGTTCCAGGAATATTACGTGTTACTTGGTCATAGTTACTTTCATCTGTATACGTAGTTTCTTGTAAATATTGTGCCCAAAGTTTGGCGTTATTGTTGTTTACATTTAGATCAACCATTTGGTCAACTAAATTCTTCTGAGCTCCTGTAAATAAACTTTCTCCAGGAACAGCAGATGGATCTTTAATGTTCTTGTTTAGACCCTCTAAATTGTCTGAACAAGATGTGATAATTACTGCCGCAATTAATATTAATATTTTTTTCATTTTTTTTCGTTTTTAAAATTGAAGTTTAACATTGAAACCGAAATCTCTTGTTGTAGGTAAAGAACCAACAGAATAACCTTGTAAGTTACCTGCTCCTAAACCTCCTTCAGGGTCTTCATGAGGTGTGTTTTTATGAATGATCCAAAGATTAGATCCAACAAAACTTAAAGATGCATCCGCTAAGAATGTTTTGTCTAAAACTTTTTGTGGAATATTATATGTAATTGCTAACTCACGTAACTTTACATAACTTGCATCATAAACAAATGCTTTGTTTGGTAATCCTCTTCTGTAACCAAAAGCACCAAATCTATCCGCTCTAATACGTGCTGTGTTTACTGAACCATCAGCATTTACACCTGGGTTAATAAAACCACCACCATTAGCTATAGTATTTCTTACTGGGTTTCCTAAATCGTTTGTAAATGCAGTTTCTGCATATAAACCTGTAGCACGACCATAGTATTGATCTAAAGAAAAGATACTACCACCTTTTTGGATGTCGATTAAGAAGCTAAAAGAAAAGTCTTTGTAGTTAAAGTTGTTAGATATCCCCATATTCCAATCAGGATTAATATCTCCAATTACTTGATCTGAAGTACCTGTTTTTATATATTGACCATTAGAAGCATCAACAACTTTTTCTCCGTTTAAATATGTGTAATCTGTTCCTTGAATAACTCCGTAAGGCTCTCCAACACGTGCGTTTAAAGTAACACCACCTTGAAAAGAACCTAATTGTAGATTTTCAATACCATCTACTAAAGAAACTACTGTGTTTCTGTTTCTAGACCAGTTTACATTTACATTCCATGTAAAATCAGCTGTTTTAATTGGACTACCATAAGCTGAAAGTTCAATACCTTTATTTTCAATTTCTCCAGCATTTAAAATTTTAGAAGTAAAACCTGTGGCTCTAGAAACTGGTACACCAAAAATTTGGTCTACAGAATTATTTTTGTAATAAGCAAAATCAAACCCAAGTCTATTGCTTAAGAATTTCATCTCTAAACCAAGTTCCATACTTTTAGTAGTTTCTGGTTTTAATTCTGGGTTTTTCTTAGTATTACCAACAGAAGTACTAGCACTACCTATTGGAGTGTTTACTACAAAACTGTCATATAAGAAATCAAAAGGAGCACTATTACCAACTTCGGCATAATTTGCTCTTACTTTACCAAATGAAATCCAATCTTTTTCAAGTAATTTATTGAATACAAAACTTCCAGAAACAGATGGATAACCAAATGTACTATTACCAGTTGGTAAAGTAGATGAATGATCTCTTCTGTAAGTAGCGTCTAAAAATAACATATTATCATATCCTAAAGAAGCACTAACGTAATAACCATCTACACCAATTTTAGATGCAGTTTCAAGTGGTAAAGGCAATGCGTTTACACTGTTTTGTAAAGAGTATAATTTTGGTACACTTAAACCACCAGCAGTAGAAACATGAATGATGTTTAAATTATTTCTTCTGATGTTAGTACCTAAAATACCTTTTAAGTTTACTTTATCACTTAAGTCTTTATTAAAGTTAAACATTAAGTCATAATTTGTTTCGGTATTTTGAATGTTCTTTCTAGCGTAACCAGAATCTACATTTCCTCTACTAACTCCAAAACTACTAGCAACACTTCCGTTAGCTCTTCTTTCTTCTTGTAATTCTGAGTAAGTATCTGTTGCAATTCTACCTGTAACACTTAACCAATCTTTTAATTCATAAGTTAATGAGATGTTACCAATAAAACGACTTCTTGAGTCATTTTGGAAGTTTTCGTATCTTGTCCAATATGGGTTATCCCAAAATATAGGAGCAGAACCTGCATCAGCAGTTGCTGGATTCCAAGTAACATTTCTTTTTGTATCAAAGTAAATGTCTTTTTGTTGCTTTAAATCTACGTTTGTTTGCCACCATTGTTTAAACATACCTACAAGGTTATCTCCGTAACCAGTTGAGTTACGTCCTTTTCCTCCACTTTTAATATAATTGGCTAAACTAGAAACTGTTAATTTGTCGCTTAGTTTATAATTACTGCTAAAAGAAAAGTTATGTTTTTTAATAGAACTATTAGGCATTAAACCAGATTGGTCAAATTGAGTATAGTTTAATCTATAAGAACCATCATCCATACTTTTATCTAAAGAAACTGAATTAGTTATTGTAATTGGAGATTCAAAAAAACTAATTGGTCCATTATCTGCATTTTTCCAAGGAGTTGCCTTTCTGTAATTTGGAGAGTCTGGATCAAAAGAATCCCATTGATAAACTAAGCTACCATCAAAAGCTGCACCATAAGATCCATCTTCCGTATATAAAGCTACTTGGTCATCATTACCATCACCTGTAACATCTTCAATATACCAGTGGCTATCAGGTCCATCATAATAATGACCATAACCAGCACCATATTGTGTTTGGTATTTTGCAAATGTACTCTTGTCAATAGATCCAAAAGTCATACCCGAGTTTAGAGTAACTCCCATTCCTTTAGAATTTCTACCTTTTTTAGTAGTAATCATAATAACACCATTTGCTGCTCTAGAACCATATAATGCAGAAGCTGCTGCTCCTTTAAGGATATTTACAGATTCTATATCATCAGGGTTAATGTCTGATGCTGCA
The window above is part of the Polaribacter sp. SA4-12 genome. Proteins encoded here:
- a CDS encoding SusC/RagA family TonB-linked outer membrane protein, whose translation is MKTKFKGILTLLLAFLVQITFAQEKTVSGIVSDSSGTLPGVSVLVKGTNNGTQTDFDGKYSIKAKQGDVLSFSYVGYKTLEEKVGDLSTISVTMEDDNNVLDEVVVTALGISRDKKSLGYSTQKVSGDELTTNKSGNFVNALSGKASGVQIKKNNNLGGSTNVVIRGNASLTGSNQALFVIDGVPINNTNTNSAGQAQASGGYYDYGNAASDINPDDIESVNILKGAAASALYGSRAANGVIMITTKKGRNSKGMGVTLNSGMTFGSIDKSTFAKYQTQYGAGYGHYYDGPDSHWYIEDVTGDGNDDQVALYTEDGSYGAAFDGSLVYQWDSFDPDSPNYRKATPWKNADNGPISFFESPITITNSVSLDKSMDDGSYRLNYTQFDQSGLMPNSSIKKHNFSFSSNYKLSDKLTVSSLANYIKSGGKGRNSTGYGDNLVGMFKQWWQTNVDLKQQKDIYFDTKRNVTWNPATADAGSAPIFWDNPYWTRYENFQNDSRSRFIGNISLTYELKDWLSVTGRIATDTYSELQEERRANGSVASSFGVSRGNVDSGYARKNIQNTETNYDLMFNFNKDLSDKVNLKGILGTNIRRNNLNIIHVSTAGGLSVPKLYSLQNSVNALPLPLETASKIGVDGYYVSASLGYDNMLFLDATYRRDHSSTLPTGNSTFGYPSVSGSFVFNKLLEKDWISFGKVRANYAEVGNSAPFDFLYDSFVVNTPIGSASTSVGNTKKNPELKPETTKSMELGLEMKFLSNRLGFDFAYYKNNSVDQIFGVPVSRATGFTSKILNAGEIENKGIELSAYGSPIKTADFTWNVNVNWSRNRNTVVSLVDGIENLQLGSFQGGVTLNARVGEPYGVIQGTDYTYLNGEKVVDASNGQYIKTGTSDQVIGDINPDWNMGISNNFNYKDFSFSFLIDIQKGGSIFSLDQYYGRATGLYAETAFTNDLGNPVRNTIANGGGFINPGVNADGSVNTARIRADRFGAFGYRRGLPNKAFVYDASYVKLRELAITYNIPQKVLDKTFLADASLSFVGSNLWIIHKNTPHEDPEGGLGAGNLQGYSVGSLPTTRDFGFNVKLQF